A region from the Salvia splendens isolate huo1 chromosome 15, SspV2, whole genome shotgun sequence genome encodes:
- the LOC121767679 gene encoding lignin-forming anionic peroxidase-like: protein MIARFVIPILSLMVLLSSISSEAQLSATFYDATCPNAPKIIRNSIRRAISAERRMAASLIRLHFHDCFVQGCDASILLDETSTIQSEKTAFPNVNSARGYEVIEAAKREVERACPGVVSCADVLTLAARDASAAVGGPSWSVKLGRRDSTTASRDVANTDLPSPFSGLQVLIDAFDKKGLNARDMVALSGAHTLGQSQCFLFRGRIYSNGTDIDAGFASTRRRGCPQTGGDSNLAALDLVTPNSFDNNYFRNLVQRKGLLQSDQVLFSGSTASIVSQYSGNPRTFAADFATAMIKMSEIEPTVGQNGIIRRVCSAIN from the exons ATGATTGCTAGGTTTGTTATTCCTATACTCTCTCTAATGGTGCTGCTAAGCAGCATCTCTAGTGAAGCACAACTCTCAGCGACGTTCTACGACGCTACATGCCCCAATGCACCCAAAATCATCCGCAACTCCATCCGCCGCGCTATTTCGGCCGAGCGGCGGATGGCGGCGTCTCTCATCCGCCTCCACTTCCACGACTGCTTTGTTCAGGGCTGCGATGCTTCAATCTTGCTGGACGAGACCTCCACCATCCAGTCTGAGAAGACGGCATTTCCCAACGTAAATTCCGCCAGAGGATACGAGGTTATCGAGGCCGCCAAGCGCGAGGTCGAGCGCGCTTGCCCCGGCGTCGTCTCTTGCGCTGACGTGCTCACCTTAGCCGCACGCGACGCCTCTGCTGCT GTTGGTGGTCCATCATGGAGCGTGAAACTGGGAAGAAGAGATTCCACCACCGCTAGCCGTGACGTGGCCAACACCGATCTCCCGAGTCCGTTTTCCGGCCTTCAAGTTCTTATTGACGCTTTCGACAAAAAGGGTCTTAATGCAAGAGACATGGTTGCTCTATCTG GAGCGCATACATTAGGTCAATCCCAATGCTTCTTGTTCCGTGGAAGAATATACAGCAACGGTACTGACATTGATGCCGGCTTTGCTAGTACCAGGAGGCGGGGCTGCCCCCAGACCGGCGGCGACAGCAACTTGGCGGCGCTGGATTTGGTGACGCCGAATTCATTCGACAACAACTACTTCAGGAATTTGGTGCAGAGGAAGGGACTGTTGCAGTCGGATCAAGTTCTCTTCTCCGGATCAACGGCCTCCATCGTGTCTCAGTACAGTGGAAATCCGAGAACTTTCGCTGCCGATTTTGCGACTGCAATGATCAAGATGTCGGAGATTGAACCAACTGTCGGACAGAATGGAATCATAAGAAGGGTTTGCAGCGCAATCAACTGA
- the LOC121768526 gene encoding pectinesterase-like, whose protein sequence is MDKQISIIATFLFFHILLLHFRLAKCGNATSICTYTPHPELCNTLQTTSPRKTLDENDVDLGRLSFKETLAQATNAHKLISEMDSSSLDELGRSAWSDCLELYQDTIHQLNRSIDSKIDAFDAQTWLSAAIANEQTCHSGFLDFNKSSQLESLQLMLGDFSKTLANSLAINKAISPSTSNQKRDSDHFPDWVSARDRRLLRSSVKADVVVAQDGSGDYTTISEGLAAAKRRGGGGLRRFVIYVKKGVYRENVEIKRSMKNLMLIGDGIDATIVSGDRSVKDGFTTFRSATFAVSGKGFIARGMTFENTAGPHKHQAVALRSSSDFSVFFECSFQGYQDTLYVHSQRQFYRDCDIYGTIDFIFGDAVALLQNCNIYVRRSIINQKNTVTAQGRKDPNENTGIVIQNSVITAAPDLRRVQSLYKSYLGRPWKEYSRTVFSKCVIDGLIDPAGWLPWSGDFGLATLYYGEYMNSGLGGSTVGRVKWPGFHRIRHAAEARIFSARNFLAGDSWIPATGVPFTSGL, encoded by the exons ATGGATAAACAAATTTCTATTATTGCCACATTCCTATTCTTTCACATACTTTTGCTACATTTTAGGTTGGCAAAATGTGGCAATGCAACCTCAATTTGCACCTACACACCTCACCCCGAACTATGCAACACTCTCCAAACCACCTCCCCTCGTAAAACCCTAGACGAAAACGACGTCGATTTAGGCCGGCTAAGCTTTAAGGAAACCCTAGCACAAGCTACAAATGCCCATAAGCTCATCTCCGAGATGGATTCGAGCTCACTCGATGAGCTAGGGCGGTCAGCGTGGAGTGATTGCTTGGAGCTCTATCAAGACACAATCCATCAACTCAACCGCTCGATCGACTCAAAAATCGATGCATTCGATGCACAAACATGGTTGAGTGCGGCCATCGCCAACGAGCAAACATGCCATAGTGGATTTCTTGATTTCAACAAGTCCTCACAATTGGAATCCTTACAACTCATGCTTGGTGACTTCTCCAAAACCCTAGCTAATTCACTAGCCATCAACAAGGCCATTTCTCCATCTACCTCTAATCAGAAGAGAGATAGTGACCATTTTCCTGATTGGGTTTCGGCCCGTGATAGGAGGCTGCTCCGGTCATCCGTGAAGGCCGATGTGGTGGTGGCCCAAGACGGCTCCGGTGACTACACGACGATTTCTGAGGGGTTGGCTGCGGCtaagagaagaggaggaggaggattgAGGAGATTTGTTATATATGTGAAAAAGGGTGTTTATAGAGAAAACGTTGAGATCAAGAGATCAAtgaagaatttgatgttgatcgGAGATGGAATTGATGCAACTATTGTTAGTGGTGATAGAAGTGTTAAAGATGGCTTCACCACTTTCCGCTCTGCAACTTTTG CCGTCTCCGGCAAAGGGTTCATCGCCCGGGGCATGACATTCGAAAACACGGCCGGGCCCCACAAACACCAAGCCGTGGCCCTGCGGTCGAGCTCCGACTTCTCAGTCTTCTTCGAGTGCAGCTTCCAGGGCTACCAAGACACCCTCTACGTCCACTCCCAGCGCCAGTTCTACCGCGACTGCGACATCTACGGCACTATCGACTTCATCTTCGGCGACGCGGTGGCGCTCCTCCAAAACTGCAACATCTACGTCCGGAGATCGATCATCAACCAGAAAAACACCGTCACCGCGCAAGGGAGAAAAGACCCAAACGAGAACACCGGCATTGTCATCCAAAACTCGGTCATCACGGCGGCGCCGGACCTCAGGCGGGTTCAAAGTTTGTACAAGAGCTATTTAGGGAGGCCGTGGAAGGAATATTCGAGGACTGTGTTTTCCAAGTGTGTGATCGATGGGTTGattgacccggccgggtggctgCCGTGGAGTGGAGATTTTGGTTTGGCTACTCTGTATTATGGTGAGTATATGAATAGTGGTCTTGGTGGGAGTACTGTGGGGAGGGTTAAATGGCCGGGGTTTCATCGTATACGACATGCGGCTGAGGCAAGAATATTCTCCGCCCGGAATTTCCTCGCCGGGGACTCGTGGATTCCGGCAACCGGTGTGCCGTTTACGTCTGGCCTGTGA
- the LOC121768524 gene encoding phosphoglucomutase, cytoplasmic-like, protein MGAFKVTRVQTSPIDGQKPGTSGLRKKVKVFVQPHYLQNFVQSTFNALGADKMKGATLVVSGDGRYYSKDAIQIIIKMAAANGVRRIWVGQNGLLSTPAVSAVVRERVGADGSKANGAFILTASHNPGGPNEDFGIKYNMENGGPAPEGVTDKIYSNTTTIKEYLIAEGLPDVDISKIGLSNFTGPDGQFDVDVFDSASDYVKLMKSIFDFQSIKKLLSSPKFTFCYDALHGVAGAYAKRIFVEELGAKESSLLNCVPKEDFGGGHPDPNLTYAKELVARMGLSKTDNNPDPPEFGAAADGDADRNMVLGKRFFVTPSDSVAIIAANAVQAIPYFSGGLKGVARSMPTSAALDVVAKHLNLKFFEVPTGWKFFGNLMDDGQCSVCGEESFGTGSDHIREKDGIWAVLAWLAIIAYKNKDNLEGDKLVTVEDTVRQHWSTYGRHYYTRYDYENVDAGGAKELMAYLVKLQSNLTEVNNIIKGIRPDVSNVVNADEFEYKDPVDGSISKHQGIRYLFEDGSRLVFRLSGTGSEGATIRLYIEQYEKDPNKIGRDSQDALAPLVEVALKLSKMQEYTGRSAPTVIT, encoded by the exons ATGGGAGCGTTTAAGGTTACCCGCGTCCAGACTTCTCCAATCGATGGCCAGAAGCCTGGGACTTCTGGTCTCAGGAAGAAG GTGAAGGTATTCGTGCAACCCCATTACTTGCAAAATTTTGTCCAGTCTACTTTTAATGCCCTTGGAGCTGATAAGATGAAAG GTGCAACACTTGTTGTCTCTGGTGATGGCCGCTACTATTCGAAGGATGCTATCCAG ATCATCATCAAAATGGCTGCTGCAAATGGAGTAAGGCGTATATGGGTTGGTCAGAACGGGTTACTATCTACTCCTGCTGTTTCTGCTGTTGTACGTGAAAGAGTAGGCGCTGAT GGCTCCAAGGCAAATGGGGCATTTATACTTACAGCAAGCCACAACCCAGGGGGGCCAAATGAG GACTTTGGAATCAAATACAACATGGAAAATGGTGGACCTGCTCCAGAAGGGGTCACTGATAAGATCTATTCAAACACCACCACGATTAAggaatatttgattgctgaagGCCTACCTGAT GTGGATATCTCCAAAATTGGATTAAGTAACTTTACTGGTCCTGACGGGCAGTTTGACGTTGATGTTTTTGATTCAGCAAGTGACTATGTCAAATTGATGAA GTCTATTTTTGATTTCCAGAGTATCAAGAAGCTACTGTCATCTCCGAAATTCACTTTCTG CTATGATGCACTTCATGGCGTTGCTGGAGCTTACGCTAAACGCATATTTGTGGAAGAGCTAGGTGCAAAGGAAAGCTCTTTGCTTAATTGTGTACCCAAG GAAGATTTTGGTGGAGGACATCCTGATCCTAATCTGACGTATGCAAAAGAACTAGTAGCTCGTATGGGATTGAGCAAGACAGACAACAATCCGGACCCGCCAGAGTTTGGTGCGGCTGCTGATGGAGATGCCGACCGCAATATGGTTCTTGGAAAAAG GTTCTTTGTTACTCCATCTGATTCTGTTGCTATTATAGCTGCAAATGCTGTACAGGCGATACCCTACTTTTCTGGTGGTCTAAAAGGAGTTGCAAG GAGCATGCCCACATCAGCTGCTCTTGATGTCGTAGCTAAGCACTTGAATCTGAAATTTTTTGAG GTTCCAACCGGATGGAAATTTTTTGGCAACCTGATGGATGATGGACAGTGTTCAGTTTGTGGTGAAGAAAGTTTTGGAACTG GCTCGGACCACATCCGCGAGAAAGATGGAATATGGGCTGTGTTAGCTTGGCTAGCTATTATTGCCTATAAGAACAAAGACAATCTCGAGGGAGATAAACTCGTCACTGTTGAAGACACAGTGCGCCAGCATTGGTCCACATATGGGCGTCACTATTACACTCGATACGATTATGAG AATGTTGATGCTGGTGGTGCCAAGGAACTGATGGCTTATTTGGTCAAGCTGCAATCAAACCTAACCGAAGTCAACAA CATTATAAAGGGGATTCGGCCAGATGTTTCAAATGTTGTCAATGCTGATGAATTTGAGTACAAGGATCCTGTTGATGGTTCAATTTCAAAGCATCAAGGAATCAGATACCTATTTGAAGATGGATCTCGATTG GTTTTCCGACTCTCTGGAACTGGTTCAGAAGGTGCTACTATCCGTCTCTACATAGAGCAGTACGAGAAGGACCCAAACAAGATTGGGAGAGATTCGCAAGATGCGCTTGCTCCTCTT GTTGAGGTTGCTCTTAAGCTGTCTAAGATGCAAGAATACACTGGCCGATCTGCTCCCACTGTTATTACATAG